The following are encoded in a window of Legionella geestiana genomic DNA:
- a CDS encoding ankyrin repeat domain-containing protein, protein MPKRDAPESERLSPEQPSQQRRYQLTGASSSSAHSSGHTVSWQTQFHTHFPLWYSGNMEGNAQYWEEIYKGSVKKLSILVPHQNIRSEWKMLFGTRSQVGETVLRAPKMELLCQALITGIKYLEGFKFRDACNLVTFLHHRMPSTLADALYTAATSTEAAQSPLFWAIVCRQQLTDDMFSGLNDDTCLPALHLAVLLNDRTLLQQLLDAGADILKKNHEGESAFFVAAKTGKAGMLDALYSVNAILLDEPDSTGNTPLHAAADAGHLEVLRYLSSHGADINRRNHEGATPLLTVCEGDSDICLVRHLVDNGADIEIPDDSGFTPLLTAVWADKEDIAKYLLDKGASPHKTEASGKGALHFAAENDNVELIKRLAVRFEHFDIHDESRLTPLHVAAWTGCTESAQFLLANGANPSCMSANGSTPLHLAIIQDAFDVVKLLLKYNIDINEGWRTGHTALACAALSGRVHMLLYLLKKGATLNLPGQSAFGLLQSAVHNRHIDVVIALFLSKALSEYDCQHFLEYAVTSRHSDVIDVCFQSGYYLHHRHMPPALRDELQKRSDENKAMRQGSLQAQATFALEKNLAVYQPRTIPPLKPLRVMPIGYGPDGRNYLDNAMNGCMRTLLWINAYDRQINGSVVSWLKKAHDTPESFCIAVNLTGLRHGCFLPLSAKQLKKLYRATPDSLTELVHIHGQAVVRKWLTTLANAEEMSNFHDRYQRLSHYLLVEMAAEKPVAIEVPAAPLRGQRRITEFFQPRAPEEGTQALAGSSDIIRPS, encoded by the coding sequence ATGCCCAAGCGTGATGCGCCTGAATCAGAACGTTTATCCCCTGAACAACCATCCCAGCAAAGACGATATCAACTGACTGGTGCCTCCTCATCAAGCGCACATTCCAGCGGTCATACCGTTAGCTGGCAGACACAGTTCCATACCCACTTCCCCCTTTGGTATTCAGGCAATATGGAGGGTAACGCACAATACTGGGAAGAGATTTATAAGGGCTCTGTGAAAAAGCTCAGCATCCTTGTGCCACATCAAAACATCCGCAGCGAGTGGAAAATGCTGTTCGGCACACGAAGCCAGGTTGGCGAAACGGTGCTTAGAGCTCCTAAAATGGAATTACTGTGCCAGGCCCTCATTACCGGCATTAAATACCTTGAGGGTTTCAAGTTCCGTGATGCATGCAATCTCGTCACGTTCCTGCACCATCGCATGCCCTCAACACTTGCTGATGCGCTCTACACAGCTGCCACCAGCACTGAAGCCGCTCAGTCACCACTTTTCTGGGCCATTGTATGCCGCCAGCAATTAACCGATGACATGTTCTCAGGCCTCAACGATGATACCTGTCTGCCAGCACTGCATCTTGCGGTTTTATTAAACGACAGAACCCTGCTCCAGCAACTGCTTGATGCGGGCGCTGATATCCTCAAAAAAAATCATGAAGGCGAAAGTGCTTTTTTCGTTGCCGCAAAAACCGGAAAGGCGGGGATGCTTGATGCCCTGTACTCGGTCAACGCCATACTGCTGGATGAACCTGATAGTACAGGTAATACGCCGCTTCATGCCGCTGCTGACGCCGGGCATCTTGAAGTATTGCGTTATCTGAGTTCCCACGGAGCTGACATCAACAGAAGAAATCACGAAGGAGCCACCCCGCTGCTAACCGTTTGCGAGGGAGACAGTGACATTTGCCTGGTCAGACACCTCGTGGACAATGGTGCAGATATAGAAATACCCGATGATTCAGGCTTTACCCCCTTGCTGACTGCGGTCTGGGCCGACAAAGAAGATATCGCCAAATATCTGCTGGATAAGGGAGCCTCCCCCCACAAAACCGAGGCTAGCGGGAAGGGGGCGCTGCATTTTGCCGCTGAGAATGATAACGTTGAGCTCATAAAACGGCTTGCCGTGCGATTTGAACACTTCGACATACACGATGAATCACGCCTGACCCCTCTGCACGTAGCCGCATGGACTGGTTGTACCGAGAGCGCCCAATTTCTGCTGGCAAACGGTGCAAATCCGTCATGCATGAGCGCCAATGGCAGCACCCCGCTACATTTGGCAATCATACAGGATGCCTTTGATGTTGTGAAACTTCTGCTCAAATACAACATAGATATAAACGAAGGATGGCGAACAGGACATACTGCACTCGCCTGCGCCGCACTTTCGGGCAGAGTGCACATGCTTCTATACCTCTTAAAAAAGGGAGCGACACTGAATCTCCCCGGGCAATCGGCATTTGGTCTGCTGCAAAGTGCGGTGCATAACCGTCATATTGATGTTGTTATTGCACTGTTTCTCAGTAAAGCCCTTTCAGAGTACGATTGCCAGCACTTTTTAGAATATGCTGTAACATCCCGGCACAGTGACGTTATCGATGTCTGTTTTCAAAGCGGTTATTACCTCCATCACCGCCACATGCCGCCAGCTTTAAGAGATGAATTACAGAAAAGAAGTGATGAAAACAAAGCGATGCGGCAGGGCTCTTTGCAGGCGCAGGCAACCTTCGCACTTGAAAAAAATCTTGCCGTTTACCAACCCAGAACGATTCCTCCCCTTAAACCGCTTCGAGTGATGCCGATAGGATACGGGCCTGATGGACGAAATTATCTAGATAATGCCATGAATGGCTGCATGCGCACGTTGCTGTGGATAAACGCCTATGACCGCCAGATAAATGGCTCCGTTGTCAGCTGGCTGAAAAAGGCTCACGATACGCCCGAGTCCTTCTGTATCGCAGTAAACCTTACGGGCCTGCGACACGGCTGCTTCCTGCCGCTTTCAGCAAAGCAGTTAAAGAAACTCTACCGTGCGACACCGGACAGCCTGACTGAACTGGTGCATATTCACGGGCAGGCCGTAGTGCGAAAGTGGTTAACCACCCTCGCCAATGCGGAGGAAATGAGCAATTTTCATGACCGATACCAGCGATTAAGTCACTATTTACTCGTTGAAATGGCTGCTGAAAAGCCTGTTGCCATTGAGGTGCCGGCAGCACCACTGCGAGGACAGCGCCGGATTACCGAGTTCTTTCAACCCCGTGCACCTGAAGAAGGTACGCAAGCCCTGGCTGGGTCCTCTGACATCATCAGGCCTTCCTGA
- the icmF gene encoding type IVB secretion system protein IcmF has translation MDKSLHALCDALTKITGPLNPRDNALSFLLAAGRTRQGKSSLLRQSGLRHYTVHAPRKSTIYYNANGIIVELGEEWVNQGDTLLQSTLRQLNRCQKGLRISGLLFCVDARELLLPDRTELSEHLKAHASLFIRILKDIGYPVSAELVFTRMDAIAGFCEFFQDDHASELQKPLGFSLAPPTLPAKSFASPLDHLVEVLSQQVIAKMHPARSGVKRTLIREFPLQVAGLRSALQIFLQLLAPARNCLQSVYFTSAEQGGTSVDRLNHKIRHEYALTVQDTFPQANNHRAFFIEGLIQNLQKETRAPVKPASDSRMKLTALIAIAGCAGLSGLLAWHFKTADVLDGASRELLRYEALAQQNANNPEALYHLARASEMVSLIPGKGLWLPTLSQLQRHLAESTRDNLRGQFLPTLIARMEQTLRDTSLSPGVRFDTLKMYLSLGDAAHFSRKDALLWFAQHTPPDTTEHARRIQETLLEQAFADPMQPIPIDHQLVSDTRNFFNALPPGYLYYALAKADFPKASAPLAVEGFQIPAKTLPVYFTRQGFEEMTRQLPQIALRLKAESWVLGSQDTPELTPMLLQAYAFEYVSWWQEFIAKSRPSPVHDYAAAQTLAHTLSEHQSFSRLLSLVREHTAPDNHAVDATFNDNVASKFADIHLGGIGSMEALNKTLGTLSNYLSTLAVLHDEGKTAFNLARARFEGESRNDPLSMLYDRVAEQPKPVSEWTRLMADDIWMLLLADTRNYLNHEWKNTVYDAYMKTIANRYPLDSAQDEEIAINDFDRFFSTHGVLNHYIDTYLRPFMDTSKAEWEPREVNGFRMPISPTNMEALIRANVIGNMFFSEQDDEAHIEFTLQKIALDPVISALQLQVGKTSLNDNQNSESWTRFSWPSANARLTLNAIDGNHYELSEQGPWAFFRILQKVNVLSDEEDSSSLQILFEVNGNSGRYVLKTQNAINPFTPGILNGFALDEKIA, from the coding sequence ATGGACAAGTCGCTGCATGCGCTCTGTGATGCGCTCACCAAAATTACCGGACCACTGAACCCGCGGGACAACGCGCTTTCTTTTCTGCTGGCCGCCGGTCGCACGCGCCAGGGTAAATCCAGTCTGCTGCGCCAGAGCGGCCTGCGCCACTACACCGTGCATGCGCCGCGAAAATCCACCATCTACTATAATGCAAACGGCATCATCGTCGAACTGGGTGAAGAATGGGTGAACCAGGGCGATACGCTCCTGCAATCGACACTGCGCCAGCTCAACCGCTGCCAGAAGGGTCTGCGCATCTCAGGCCTTCTCTTTTGCGTGGATGCGCGCGAACTGCTGCTGCCCGACAGAACTGAACTCTCCGAACATCTGAAGGCGCATGCGAGCCTCTTTATCCGCATTCTTAAAGACATTGGCTACCCGGTCAGCGCGGAACTGGTGTTCACGCGCATGGACGCGATTGCCGGATTCTGTGAATTTTTCCAGGACGACCACGCCAGCGAGCTGCAAAAGCCCCTGGGCTTTTCACTGGCGCCCCCGACCCTCCCGGCAAAAAGCTTTGCATCACCGCTTGACCATCTGGTGGAAGTGCTAAGCCAGCAGGTGATTGCCAAAATGCATCCGGCCCGCTCAGGCGTCAAGCGCACGCTCATTCGCGAATTTCCGCTGCAGGTAGCAGGTCTGCGCTCTGCCCTGCAGATTTTTCTGCAGCTTCTGGCGCCTGCCCGCAACTGCCTGCAGTCGGTCTATTTTACGAGTGCCGAACAGGGAGGCACCAGCGTTGACCGACTCAACCATAAAATCCGTCATGAATATGCACTGACGGTTCAGGATACATTCCCTCAGGCCAATAATCACCGGGCGTTTTTTATTGAGGGGCTTATTCAGAACCTGCAAAAAGAGACGCGTGCACCAGTAAAACCTGCATCCGACTCGCGCATGAAGCTCACAGCACTTATTGCGATTGCCGGATGCGCGGGACTCTCCGGCCTGCTCGCATGGCATTTTAAAACCGCAGACGTGCTGGATGGCGCCAGCCGGGAACTCCTGCGCTATGAAGCGCTGGCGCAGCAGAACGCCAATAATCCCGAAGCGCTTTATCATCTCGCACGCGCCTCGGAAATGGTGTCGCTTATCCCAGGCAAGGGGCTGTGGCTGCCCACCCTTTCGCAACTGCAGCGCCATCTGGCCGAAAGCACGCGCGATAATCTGCGTGGACAGTTTCTGCCGACACTGATTGCCCGCATGGAACAGACCCTGCGTGATACCAGTCTCTCGCCAGGCGTGCGCTTTGATACCTTGAAAATGTACCTGTCACTCGGTGATGCGGCTCATTTTTCGCGTAAAGACGCGCTTTTATGGTTTGCGCAACATACGCCTCCCGACACCACGGAGCACGCCCGCCGTATTCAAGAGACATTGCTTGAGCAGGCCTTTGCAGACCCCATGCAGCCCATTCCCATTGACCATCAGCTGGTCAGTGACACCCGCAACTTCTTCAATGCACTGCCGCCTGGGTACCTGTATTATGCGCTGGCAAAGGCCGATTTTCCAAAAGCCTCAGCTCCCCTTGCTGTTGAAGGCTTCCAGATCCCCGCAAAAACACTGCCCGTTTATTTCACGCGCCAGGGCTTTGAGGAAATGACCCGGCAACTGCCACAAATCGCACTGCGGCTGAAAGCAGAAAGCTGGGTGCTTGGGAGCCAGGATACCCCCGAACTGACCCCCATGCTCTTACAGGCTTACGCGTTTGAGTATGTCAGCTGGTGGCAGGAGTTTATTGCCAAATCGCGCCCCAGCCCGGTTCACGATTATGCCGCGGCCCAGACGCTTGCTCATACACTCTCTGAGCATCAGTCTTTCTCGAGACTTTTGAGCCTTGTCCGCGAGCATACAGCTCCTGATAACCACGCCGTTGACGCAACGTTTAACGATAACGTAGCAAGCAAGTTTGCCGACATTCATCTCGGAGGCATTGGGTCAATGGAAGCGCTCAATAAGACACTCGGCACGCTCAGCAACTACCTGTCAACACTCGCGGTGCTGCATGATGAAGGAAAAACCGCCTTCAATCTCGCACGTGCGCGTTTTGAAGGCGAAAGCCGCAATGACCCGCTCAGCATGCTTTATGACCGCGTCGCTGAACAACCCAAACCGGTCAGCGAATGGACGCGCCTCATGGCCGATGACATCTGGATGCTGCTCCTCGCCGACACGCGCAATTATCTGAATCATGAATGGAAAAATACGGTCTATGATGCGTACATGAAGACCATCGCCAACCGCTACCCGCTTGACAGTGCGCAGGATGAGGAAATCGCCATTAACGATTTTGACCGATTTTTCTCAACCCACGGTGTTTTAAATCATTACATCGATACCTATCTGCGCCCCTTTATGGACACCAGCAAAGCCGAGTGGGAACCGCGTGAAGTCAATGGTTTTCGCATGCCCATCTCCCCCACCAACATGGAAGCCCTGATTCGCGCCAATGTCATTGGCAACATGTTTTTCAGCGAACAGGACGATGAGGCGCACATTGAATTCACGCTGCAAAAAATTGCCCTCGACCCGGTGATTTCAGCGCTTCAGCTGCAGGTTGGAAAAACGAGCCTTAACGATAATCAAAACAGCGAGTCCTGGACCCGTTTCTCCTGGCCCTCTGCGAATGCGCGCCTCACGCTGAATGCCATTGACGGTAACCATTATGAATTATCCGAACAGGGGCCATGGGCTTTTTTCCGCATCCTGCAAAAAGTGAATGTGCTTTCTGATGAAGAGGACAGCTCCAGCCTGCAGATTCTTTTTGAAGTAAATGGAAATTCCGGGCGCTATGTGCTGAAAACTCAAAACGCCATCAATCCGTTTACGCCAGGCATTTTGAACGGATTTGCGCTCGATGAAAAAATAGCCTGA
- the icmH gene encoding type IVB secretion system protein IcmH/DotU — translation MAAELQSAFIAGRLAVPATHKAPQGYYRSRLFATPVVNNPLVAAASPLLSMLERLCVSPSLPALPVIHDNIEHELLAFHSKLASLACPAELEAIARYLLCATIDELLAKNYLRLYGQVTEFKAFTPVSADSHGPERHFFDIVRAIREHPAQYLDLVELAYFCLIAGFEGEHHLQANGRQTLDNLTEDLYQLVRQYRVPKPHQLLKENVSTPHFQKRSKRPLILAMACATTLFTLTWVVSHVMLESKARDVLSHHTVLARAGN, via the coding sequence ATGGCTGCCGAACTTCAGTCGGCCTTTATTGCGGGACGACTCGCGGTTCCCGCGACACATAAGGCTCCTCAGGGGTATTACCGCTCCCGGTTGTTTGCAACGCCGGTCGTCAACAACCCTCTCGTGGCGGCGGCAAGTCCCTTGCTTTCGATGCTTGAGCGCCTCTGCGTCAGTCCATCGCTCCCCGCTCTGCCCGTGATTCATGATAACATCGAACACGAGCTGCTGGCGTTCCACAGCAAGCTCGCGAGCCTTGCCTGCCCGGCGGAACTCGAAGCCATTGCCCGTTATCTGCTGTGCGCCACCATTGACGAACTCCTGGCTAAAAATTACCTGCGTCTCTACGGTCAGGTGACTGAATTCAAGGCGTTCACGCCCGTTTCTGCTGACAGCCACGGCCCGGAACGGCATTTTTTCGATATCGTACGCGCCATTCGCGAACATCCGGCGCAATACCTCGATTTGGTTGAGCTTGCCTATTTTTGCCTCATTGCCGGATTTGAGGGCGAACATCATCTACAGGCCAATGGCCGCCAGACCCTTGATAACCTCACGGAAGACCTCTATCAGCTGGTTCGTCAGTATCGGGTACCAAAGCCACATCAGCTTCTAAAAGAAAACGTGTCCACACCACACTTCCAAAAACGCTCAAAACGGCCGCTGATTCTTGCCATGGCCTGCGCCACGACATTGTTTACACTGACCTGGGTTGTCAGCCATGTCATGCTGGAAAGCAAAGCCCGTGATGTGCTGAGCCATCATACCGTACTGGCGAGGGCTGGCAACTGA